A window of the Isosphaera pallida ATCC 43644 genome harbors these coding sequences:
- a CDS encoding VWA domain-containing protein: protein MKLARRSSRTEPSNRKPSPRPLPSLGVAFALLGWLLGFHLGVPTYAQKSDPAFERAVANAIEQGIAWLRDRQSPQGIYSLGRFNLGMTALAGLAFLENGVPANDPAIAKICGVVLETASRDRETYNVALAILFLTRLRLEAQPDTDSSDASALDQFLFDLARRLDAGEAGGMWDYNVPIDDDPALATSARRRAERRANRLEPEPETQPQADSPIADRRPRRPNRPKRGDNSNTQFALLGLWAAGRAGDPEAGTRFDCNGGLEAIDRHFRETRNPRGGWGYRPGAGDTPAMTCAGLMGLAIGASRPERAELRTARARGADLANDPAFREALAVVARDVRTIGPQSDVYYLWSLERVCVALGLTELDGVDWYRVGAEELIRRQRPDGSWPDHPGWGALPNTALALLFLRKANLAFELDRVLRLPPLEAGRPDRPAALTPVSFQQSNANDEPFDFDLEDNAALNDPNGVRVIIRSADETNFPKITLDFEVKGPDGKAITSARKEDFKVTEYDREVEILDFVSPKGEVQLRPTTVVLVLDTSGSMLQDNRIGALKEAVGVFLGTLPPGSKVAVIEFNSFVNPLVFGPANEIFTTRFDDVKSQVNRFRANGGTSYYDAVDRALELIANQTGRRAVLALTDGEDTSSRLAGLDSVILKARNLGLPVHTLGVGREDEIEVGELQRLARETRGRYFPARDATKLRVIFAELAQSLRESYSLTYRTDRDLPDGTLRPVKVFYRGRVESAGERALYIPGMVVPATGWSPLFLGIVAGLIALAVLPGRLKSRPAA from the coding sequence ATGAAGTTGGCGCGTCGATCCTCCCGAACCGAACCCTCAAACCGAAAGCCCTCCCCCCGACCCCTCCCAAGTCTGGGAGTCGCCTTTGCGCTGTTGGGATGGCTGCTGGGATTCCATCTCGGCGTGCCGACTTATGCTCAGAAGAGCGACCCGGCCTTTGAGCGTGCGGTGGCCAATGCCATTGAACAAGGCATCGCCTGGTTGCGCGACCGCCAGTCCCCCCAGGGGATCTATTCGCTTGGTCGCTTCAACCTGGGCATGACTGCGCTGGCCGGTCTTGCCTTCCTGGAAAACGGCGTGCCCGCCAACGACCCAGCGATCGCCAAAATCTGCGGGGTCGTGTTGGAAACCGCCTCCCGCGACCGCGAAACCTACAATGTCGCCCTGGCGATCCTGTTCCTGACCCGTTTGCGTCTGGAAGCCCAACCCGACACCGACTCTAGCGACGCCTCCGCGCTCGACCAGTTTCTCTTCGACCTCGCCCGACGTCTTGACGCGGGCGAAGCGGGTGGCATGTGGGACTACAACGTGCCAATCGACGACGACCCCGCCCTCGCCACCTCGGCCCGTCGTCGCGCCGAACGGCGAGCTAACCGCCTCGAACCTGAACCGGAAACCCAACCCCAAGCCGACTCCCCCATCGCGGATCGCCGCCCACGACGGCCCAACCGTCCCAAACGGGGTGACAATTCCAACACCCAATTCGCCTTGCTGGGCCTCTGGGCCGCCGGACGCGCCGGCGACCCCGAGGCAGGCACCCGGTTCGACTGCAATGGCGGTCTGGAGGCGATCGACCGCCACTTCCGTGAGACCCGCAATCCCCGGGGCGGCTGGGGATATCGCCCCGGCGCAGGTGACACTCCGGCGATGACCTGCGCTGGACTCATGGGGTTGGCCATCGGCGCGTCGCGTCCCGAACGGGCCGAACTACGGACCGCCCGCGCTCGGGGAGCCGACCTCGCCAATGATCCGGCCTTCCGCGAAGCGCTGGCGGTGGTCGCCCGCGACGTTCGCACCATTGGTCCCCAATCGGATGTCTACTACCTCTGGTCGCTGGAACGGGTCTGCGTCGCGCTGGGTCTCACCGAACTCGACGGAGTCGATTGGTACCGCGTCGGGGCCGAGGAGCTGATCCGCCGCCAGCGTCCCGACGGCTCATGGCCCGACCATCCCGGCTGGGGGGCGCTGCCCAACACCGCTCTGGCGTTGCTGTTCCTGCGCAAAGCCAACCTCGCCTTCGAACTGGACCGGGTGTTGCGGCTGCCCCCCTTGGAAGCCGGTCGGCCCGACCGCCCTGCGGCCCTCACGCCCGTCTCGTTCCAACAATCCAACGCCAACGACGAGCCATTCGACTTCGACCTCGAAGACAACGCTGCGCTCAACGACCCCAACGGCGTCCGGGTCATCATCCGTTCGGCCGACGAAACCAACTTCCCCAAGATCACCCTCGATTTCGAAGTGAAAGGTCCTGACGGCAAGGCGATCACCTCCGCCCGCAAGGAGGATTTCAAGGTCACCGAATACGATCGGGAGGTCGAAATCCTCGACTTCGTATCTCCCAAGGGCGAGGTCCAATTGCGGCCCACCACGGTGGTTCTCGTGCTAGACACCTCGGGAAGCATGTTGCAGGACAACCGCATCGGAGCGCTCAAGGAAGCGGTCGGCGTCTTCCTGGGCACCCTGCCGCCCGGTTCGAAGGTGGCGGTGATCGAATTCAACTCGTTCGTCAATCCCCTTGTCTTCGGCCCGGCCAATGAAATCTTCACCACCAGGTTCGACGACGTGAAGTCGCAGGTGAATCGGTTCCGAGCCAACGGCGGCACCAGTTACTACGACGCCGTGGACCGAGCCCTGGAACTGATCGCCAACCAGACCGGACGGCGGGCGGTGCTGGCGCTGACCGACGGCGAGGACACCTCCAGCCGATTGGCGGGGTTGGACTCGGTAATCCTCAAAGCCCGCAACCTGGGGTTGCCCGTGCATACCCTAGGAGTCGGCCGCGAGGATGAGATCGAGGTGGGCGAACTCCAGCGGCTGGCCCGTGAGACCCGAGGCCGCTACTTCCCCGCCCGCGACGCGACTAAACTGCGGGTCATCTTCGCCGAGTTGGCCCAGAGCCTCCGCGAAAGCTACTCCCTAACCTACCGTACCGACCGCGACCTACCCGACGGCACCTTGAGACCGGTCAAGGTGTTCTATCGAGGGCGTGTTGAATCGGCCGGTGAGCGTGCGTTGTACATTCCCGGCATGGTCGTCCCCGCCACCGGCTGGTCGCCGTTGTTTCTCGGAATCGTCGCCGGTCTGATCGCCTTGGCGGTGCTGCCCGGACGCCTCAAGAGCCGACCAGCCGCTTGA
- a CDS encoding FHA domain-containing protein: protein MSSPTPPVSGSRPASSSASLSWSLEVTKGTVPGHRHPLPSRPGDKALVLGNRLNGELGIDLRDQEPPNSPRRMSGRHARIDPPAQPGESPRLTDLEGSTGTFVNRQRLLAGQVRPLKAGDLIQLGPVQLKVVAEALTEPQTPTRPSPPPSAAAPSRPVAAKAQNTPVSALAKPVARTPQPQPNSLPNPPGTTTRPPQPQSQSSSPPPSGKASVTLAGFQLKNGPLCRSWQDFARVSAQRWGSLREELVSGRLAGFFHAQGRPDLAPDPNAPGSPDERLDAWLARLPITPPPAPELDLNPTTLNVRMPPPGASTTRTIRVSNVGYRILKGGPPRVEPANTPWLKLSPPFDRRAIVVIDQPVDIPVDIALAETADPAALAGKRAAILFDTNGGVGRVEVVLERAPQLQTEPNFASPPDDPAASAILGASWIAELRAELADTPPLRRLILGGLALGGLRLLAGLLNAGFALAGLPIGSDEPAALGVALPLTLLGVFAGLKLASERSDTQWNDRPPLAIAGAIGGLCLTALITATFRSIEDALGLRSLEPPWLASALAVPLWFVVGGVLLAFFGSRPPTTSRSTPPSPSPSGA from the coding sequence ATGAGCTCGCCCACCCCGCCGGTCTCTGGTTCCCGACCCGCGTCGTCCTCCGCCTCACTAAGTTGGAGCCTGGAGGTGACCAAAGGGACGGTGCCGGGGCATCGCCATCCCCTTCCAAGCCGTCCCGGCGACAAGGCGTTGGTGTTGGGCAACCGTCTCAACGGCGAACTGGGAATCGACCTCCGCGACCAAGAACCGCCCAACTCACCCCGTCGCATGAGTGGCCGACACGCCCGGATCGATCCCCCCGCCCAGCCCGGGGAGTCGCCCCGTCTGACCGACCTGGAAGGTTCCACCGGCACCTTCGTCAACCGCCAACGACTGCTCGCCGGACAAGTCCGCCCTCTCAAGGCGGGCGACCTCATCCAGCTTGGCCCGGTTCAACTCAAAGTCGTCGCCGAGGCACTTACAGAGCCCCAAACGCCAACCCGGCCATCCCCGCCTCCATCGGCCGCAGCCCCGAGTCGTCCCGTCGCGGCCAAAGCTCAAAACACGCCTGTGTCTGCCCTGGCCAAACCGGTCGCGCGGACGCCTCAACCTCAACCCAATTCCCTTCCCAACCCGCCGGGGACAACCACGAGGCCGCCCCAGCCCCAATCCCAATCCAGCTCCCCTCCCCCAAGCGGCAAGGCGTCCGTCACGCTGGCTGGATTCCAACTCAAAAACGGTCCTCTCTGCCGTTCCTGGCAGGACTTCGCCCGCGTCTCGGCGCAGCGTTGGGGTTCCTTGCGCGAAGAGCTGGTCAGTGGACGCCTCGCCGGGTTTTTCCATGCTCAAGGGCGGCCCGACCTCGCCCCCGACCCCAACGCCCCCGGTTCGCCCGACGAACGTCTCGACGCCTGGTTGGCGCGATTGCCAATCACGCCGCCTCCCGCCCCCGAACTCGACCTCAACCCAACGACGCTCAACGTGCGCATGCCCCCGCCAGGAGCCAGCACCACCCGAACGATCCGGGTCTCCAACGTCGGCTACCGCATCCTCAAGGGCGGCCCGCCCCGCGTCGAACCGGCGAACACCCCCTGGCTCAAGCTCTCGCCGCCGTTCGACCGCCGCGCGATCGTGGTGATCGATCAACCGGTGGATATCCCCGTGGACATCGCCCTGGCGGAAACCGCCGACCCCGCGGCCCTCGCCGGCAAACGCGCGGCGATCCTGTTTGACACCAACGGCGGAGTCGGACGAGTCGAGGTCGTCCTGGAACGCGCTCCCCAGCTCCAGACCGAACCGAACTTCGCCAGTCCGCCCGACGATCCGGCCGCCTCGGCCATCCTTGGTGCCTCATGGATCGCCGAGCTCCGGGCTGAACTGGCCGACACCCCGCCGCTCCGTCGCCTGATTCTGGGCGGTCTGGCGTTAGGCGGTCTGCGGCTCCTCGCCGGTCTCCTCAACGCCGGATTCGCCCTGGCAGGTCTGCCAATCGGTTCGGACGAGCCCGCCGCCTTGGGGGTTGCCCTGCCCCTCACCCTGCTGGGCGTGTTCGCCGGTCTCAAACTGGCCTCCGAACGATCCGACACCCAGTGGAACGACCGCCCCCCCCTGGCAATTGCCGGAGCCATCGGTGGGCTGTGCTTGACCGCCCTCATCACGGCCACCTTCCGATCGATTGAAGACGCGCTGGGATTGAGAAGTTTGGAACCGCCTTGGTTGGCCTCGGCGCTGGCGGTGCCCCTCTGGTTCGTGGTGGGCGGTGTCCTGTTGGCCTTTTTCGGCTCCAGACCCCCAACGACCTCCCGATCCACTCCACCCTCCCCTTCCCCCTCGGGAGCTTGA
- a CDS encoding aromatic ring-hydroxylating oxygenase subunit alpha: MAIYERPPMPPDAVGLPARCYTELSWFLREREVFFGKGWVCVGRTHDLAEPGDYRLVEIAGESLIVLRDRDGLIRAFFNVCRHRGTRLLNEAEGRLGNTIQCPYHSWTYRLDGSLRAAPHMESSAAFQPENLGLIAAAVDEWDGHLFVSLEENPPPLAERLEGLVELARPYEMGRLKRGARVVYEVKANWKLIIQNYSECLHCPANHPALKKVTHYLSGDNGPARPGFLGGSMDLLDGVETMSATGKRRTLHPNLPERLHTKCQFYAVLPNLLLTLQPDSMMTHLLWPRDPGHTTIVCDWHYDPSDLNQPDFDPSPEVELWDQTNREDWRLSELTQLGMASRAYRPGPYSNREDLLYAFDRLVVERVGDPSAS; the protein is encoded by the coding sequence GTGGCGATTTATGAACGACCACCAATGCCGCCGGACGCGGTCGGTCTGCCGGCGCGCTGCTACACCGAGCTGTCCTGGTTTCTCCGCGAACGCGAGGTGTTCTTCGGCAAAGGGTGGGTGTGCGTGGGCCGAACCCACGACCTCGCTGAGCCGGGCGATTATCGCCTCGTCGAGATCGCCGGGGAGAGTCTGATTGTGTTGCGCGACCGCGACGGTCTGATCAGAGCGTTTTTCAACGTCTGCCGCCATCGCGGGACCCGACTGCTCAACGAGGCCGAAGGACGGTTGGGCAACACGATCCAGTGCCCTTATCATTCTTGGACCTATCGACTCGACGGCTCCCTCCGCGCCGCGCCGCACATGGAATCCTCCGCCGCATTCCAGCCGGAGAACCTCGGTTTGATCGCCGCGGCAGTGGATGAATGGGATGGCCATTTATTCGTCAGTTTGGAGGAGAATCCGCCACCGCTGGCCGAACGTTTGGAAGGGTTGGTCGAATTGGCTCGTCCCTACGAGATGGGCCGGCTCAAGCGGGGGGCGCGGGTGGTTTACGAAGTCAAGGCCAACTGGAAGCTGATCATCCAAAACTACTCGGAATGCCTGCACTGTCCGGCCAACCACCCCGCGCTCAAGAAAGTCACGCACTACCTCTCCGGCGACAACGGCCCGGCACGCCCTGGCTTTCTGGGCGGCTCGATGGATTTGCTCGACGGCGTGGAAACCATGAGTGCCACCGGCAAACGCCGCACCCTCCATCCTAATCTTCCGGAACGCCTGCACACAAAATGTCAATTTTACGCTGTCTTGCCCAACCTCTTGTTGACGCTTCAACCCGACTCGATGATGACCCACCTGCTTTGGCCTCGAGATCCCGGCCATACGACGATTGTCTGCGATTGGCACTACGACCCCAGCGACCTGAACCAACCCGACTTCGACCCTTCCCCCGAGGTCGAACTATGGGATCAAACCAACCGTGAGGACTGGAGGCTTTCCGAATTGACCCAACTCGGGATGGCCTCTCGAGCCTATCGACCCGGACCCTACTCCAACCGCGAGGATCTGCTTTACGCCTTCGATCGACTCGTCGTCGAACGGGTGGGCGATCCCTCGGCGTCGTAG
- a CDS encoding thioredoxin domain-containing protein, whose product MSASDSGFQATSRPANRLARETSPYLLQHAHNPVDWFPWGEEAFAKAKAENKPIFLSVGYSACHWCHVMERESFESPTIAALMNQWFVNIKVDREERPDIDQIYMAAVQALNQGHGGWPMSVFMTPEGEPFFGGTYYPPHDARGMPGFPRILEGLATAWREREPEVREAAARLVEHLRKRNEPMPPLIKGPALDHPAADDRDGLDPGWIAEAARALGRVFDSRYGGFGSAPKFPHPMDLKLLLRHHQRVQDPRALAMVIQTLDHMSRGGIYDHLGGGFARYATDERWLVPHFEKMLYDNALLISALAETIQCRPDPTLARVVVETLDYLAERMTGPPEAPGFFATEDADSEGVEGKYYVWSRDEMLETLGEPLGSLFAEVYDVTEAGNWEGHSILNLPEPLDRVAQRLGRPTDQLAAELAQARALLKARRDRRIPPGKDTKILTSWNGLMLAAIAEAAWVVDRPDHLERAEKAAGFLLDHLRQPDGRLFHVFKDGRARFNGYLEDYAYLIDGLTRLGQVTGTTRWIREARDLSRLMIEEFGDEVIDGVGGFAFTGVRHETLVARPRDLFDNATPSAAAMAVTALLRLAALTDDQALRGRGLAGLRALAPLMKHAPTAAAQSLIALDFALRDPEIALVVPGQLDPSDTLAQVLRLLHRDFQPGRLLLVRSLDPPHPHDLHLLPPLQGRDHPHDHVTLYLCRGQTCQAPLVGVEAIAQALTSPPT is encoded by the coding sequence ATGAGCGCATCCGACTCCGGTTTCCAAGCGACCTCCCGTCCGGCGAATCGCCTAGCCCGGGAAACCAGCCCCTACCTTTTGCAACACGCTCACAACCCGGTCGATTGGTTCCCCTGGGGCGAAGAGGCCTTCGCCAAAGCCAAAGCCGAAAACAAACCGATCTTCCTCTCGGTCGGCTATTCGGCTTGCCACTGGTGTCACGTCATGGAGCGCGAATCATTCGAGTCGCCAACCATCGCGGCGCTAATGAACCAGTGGTTTGTGAATATCAAGGTCGATCGGGAGGAGCGTCCCGACATCGATCAGATCTACATGGCAGCGGTCCAAGCCCTCAATCAGGGTCACGGCGGTTGGCCAATGTCGGTCTTTATGACCCCCGAGGGCGAACCCTTCTTCGGCGGCACCTACTACCCCCCCCACGACGCGCGGGGGATGCCGGGCTTCCCTCGGATTTTAGAAGGTCTAGCGACCGCCTGGCGGGAACGCGAGCCGGAAGTCCGCGAGGCAGCCGCTCGTTTGGTCGAACACCTTCGAAAGCGCAACGAACCAATGCCGCCGCTCATCAAAGGCCCCGCCCTCGACCACCCAGCGGCCGACGACCGCGACGGCCTGGACCCCGGCTGGATCGCCGAAGCGGCCCGCGCTCTGGGACGGGTCTTCGACTCCCGTTACGGTGGCTTCGGCTCCGCCCCCAAGTTTCCCCACCCAATGGATCTCAAACTGTTGCTGCGTCACCACCAACGCGTTCAAGACCCCCGCGCCCTCGCAATGGTGATCCAAACCCTCGACCACATGAGCCGAGGCGGCATCTACGACCACCTCGGCGGCGGCTTCGCCCGCTATGCCACCGACGAGCGTTGGCTGGTGCCCCACTTCGAGAAGATGCTCTACGACAACGCCCTGCTCATCTCAGCGCTGGCGGAAACGATCCAGTGCCGTCCCGATCCCACCTTGGCCCGAGTCGTTGTCGAGACCCTGGACTACCTGGCCGAACGGATGACCGGCCCGCCCGAGGCTCCCGGCTTCTTCGCCACCGAAGACGCCGACAGCGAAGGGGTCGAAGGCAAATATTACGTCTGGTCGCGTGACGAGATGTTGGAAACGCTGGGCGAACCGCTGGGGTCGCTGTTCGCCGAGGTGTACGATGTCACCGAAGCGGGCAACTGGGAGGGACACTCCATCCTCAACCTACCCGAACCCCTCGATCGAGTCGCGCAGCGGTTGGGACGCCCAACCGACCAACTCGCCGCCGAACTCGCTCAGGCCCGCGCTCTGCTCAAAGCCCGCCGCGACCGACGCATTCCTCCGGGCAAGGACACCAAAATCCTCACCTCTTGGAATGGCCTGATGCTCGCCGCCATCGCCGAGGCCGCCTGGGTGGTCGATCGTCCCGACCACCTTGAACGAGCCGAAAAGGCCGCCGGTTTCTTACTCGATCATCTCCGCCAACCCGACGGACGATTGTTCCACGTCTTCAAAGATGGTCGCGCTCGCTTCAACGGATATCTCGAAGATTATGCCTATCTGATCGACGGCTTGACCCGGCTGGGTCAAGTCACCGGCACCACCCGCTGGATCCGCGAGGCTCGTGACCTGTCCCGGCTGATGATCGAGGAGTTCGGCGACGAGGTGATCGACGGCGTGGGTGGCTTTGCCTTCACCGGGGTTCGCCACGAAACCCTGGTAGCCCGCCCCCGTGACCTGTTCGACAACGCCACCCCCTCCGCAGCCGCGATGGCCGTCACCGCCTTGTTACGTCTGGCCGCGCTAACCGACGACCAAGCCCTCCGCGGTCGCGGTTTGGCGGGTCTACGCGCGTTGGCCCCCCTGATGAAACACGCCCCGACCGCCGCGGCGCAAAGCTTGATCGCGTTGGATTTTGCGCTTCGCGACCCCGAAATCGCCCTGGTCGTGCCCGGACAGCTCGATCCATCAGACACCCTCGCCCAGGTCCTGCGTCTCCTCCACCGCGACTTCCAACCCGGCCGGCTGCTTCTAGTCCGTTCGCTCGATCCCCCCCACCCCCACGACCTCCACCTCCTGCCCCCCCTCCAGGGCCGCGACCACCCCCACGATCACGTCACCCTTTATCTCTGCCGAGGACAAACCTGTCAGGCTCCGCTCGTCGGTGTTGAAGCAATCGCCCAGGCCCTCACCTCCCCCCCAACCTGA
- a CDS encoding 6-phosphogluconolactonase gives MSPPPSPIKSWTVDALTIEVYNDRAALGRAGAARAAQAMRQALASRGVARVVFAAAPSQNELLDALVDQEAKELDWSQVMAFHMDEYLGIAPDHPASFRRYLRTRLFDRVGIGSALGGPRLIPGERTDDPLAVCLDYAHALSERPLDLVCAGIGENGHLAFNDPPVADFLDPVAVKTVRLDHACRVQQVNDGCFANLSEVPTHAYTLTIPTLLSASTLVVAVPGPRKADAVAHTLRDPIAEACPATALRRHAGATLLLDRDSARLVLE, from the coding sequence ATGAGTCCGCCACCTTCGCCAATCAAGTCCTGGACCGTGGACGCCTTGACCATCGAGGTTTACAACGATCGCGCCGCCCTGGGCCGCGCGGGGGCGGCTCGCGCGGCCCAGGCCATGCGTCAAGCGTTGGCGAGTCGCGGCGTGGCGCGGGTTGTCTTCGCGGCGGCCCCCTCGCAAAACGAATTGCTCGACGCGCTGGTTGACCAGGAGGCAAAGGAACTCGACTGGTCTCAAGTCATGGCATTTCACATGGATGAGTATCTGGGAATCGCCCCGGACCATCCCGCCTCGTTCCGCCGTTATCTGCGAACTCGCCTCTTCGACCGGGTGGGAATTGGCTCAGCGCTGGGTGGTCCCCGCTTGATTCCCGGCGAGAGGACCGACGACCCTCTGGCGGTTTGTCTTGACTACGCCCACGCCCTAAGCGAACGCCCGCTGGATCTGGTCTGCGCGGGGATCGGCGAAAACGGCCATCTAGCGTTCAACGACCCCCCCGTGGCCGACTTCCTCGATCCGGTAGCGGTCAAGACGGTGCGGCTCGATCACGCCTGCCGGGTCCAACAGGTGAATGACGGTTGCTTCGCCAATCTGTCCGAAGTACCAACCCACGCCTACACTCTCACCATCCCTACGCTGCTTTCGGCTTCAACCCTGGTGGTCGCCGTGCCCGGTCCCCGCAAAGCTGACGCTGTGGCCCATACCTTACGCGACCCGATCGCCGAGGCCTGTCCGGCCACTGCCCTGAGGCGCCACGCGGGAGCGACCCTGTTGCTGGACCGTGACTCGGCCCGGCTGGTTCTGGAATGA
- a CDS encoding Uma2 family endonuclease, giving the protein MTPFDTLATEDQKAARIRELDAQNLLFPDCDGEPMSYGTLQYFWIVLIKENLEAYYRDNPNVFVAADLLWYVNPRNDKERLAPDVLVVFGRPKGKRGSYMMWREENVPMHVVFEILSPGNTREEMEKKRQFYERYGTEEFYVYDPEENSGKLEIWLRHEGMLEPVAESEVVGFVSPRMGLRFQPDEYPMGIYRPDGERFRPIEEVFLEEAEARHQAERERQARAEAQRQAEQERQARAEAQRQAEQERQARAEAQRQAEQERQARAEAQRQAEQERQARAEAQRQAEEARRLAEEQARLIAELQARLRQVGEGGSGSDSQ; this is encoded by the coding sequence ATGACCCCCTTTGACACACTGGCCACCGAGGACCAAAAAGCGGCCCGCATCCGGGAACTGGATGCCCAAAACCTGCTCTTTCCGGACTGCGACGGTGAGCCGATGTCCTATGGCACCTTGCAATACTTTTGGATTGTGCTGATCAAGGAGAATCTGGAAGCCTACTACCGCGACAACCCCAACGTCTTCGTCGCCGCCGATCTGCTCTGGTACGTCAATCCCCGCAACGACAAGGAGCGTCTGGCCCCCGACGTATTGGTGGTGTTCGGACGCCCTAAGGGGAAGCGCGGCTCTTACATGATGTGGCGCGAAGAGAATGTGCCGATGCATGTGGTCTTCGAGATCCTCTCGCCGGGCAACACCCGCGAGGAAATGGAGAAAAAGCGTCAGTTTTACGAGCGTTACGGCACCGAGGAATTTTATGTGTACGACCCCGAGGAGAACTCGGGAAAACTGGAGATATGGTTGAGACATGAAGGGATGTTGGAGCCAGTGGCGGAGTCGGAGGTGGTGGGGTTCGTGAGTCCTCGGATGGGTCTACGCTTCCAGCCAGACGAGTATCCAATGGGGATTTATCGACCGGACGGCGAGCGGTTTCGTCCGATCGAGGAGGTGTTTTTGGAGGAGGCCGAAGCGCGGCATCAAGCGGAGCGGGAGCGTCAGGCCCGCGCTGAGGCCCAACGCCAAGCGGAGCAGGAGCGTCAGGCCCGCGCTGAGGCCCAACGCCAAGCGGAGCAGGAGCGTCAGGCCCGCGCCGAGGCCCAACGCCAAGCAGAGCAAGAGCGTCAGGCCCGCGCTGAGGCCCAACGCCAAGCGGAGCAAGAGCGTCAGGCCCGCGCCGAGGCCCAACGCCAGGCCGAGGAGGCGCGACGGTTAGCTGAAGAACAGGCGCGGTTGATCGCCGAGCTCCAAGCGCGGCTCAGACAGGTTGGCGAGGGAGGATCCGGTTCCGACTCCCAGTGA